GAGATCACCTTTTCATGATTGGAACGGTCCATATGACCGagtcaaagagccatggaatccttaTTAGTAAGGTACTTCCATTTATAATTCTTTGGGCATAAGTTTTTTAATGATGATCGtggcggaggcttattcagctttACAATGTCATAGTTGGCTTCATGGTTTCACAAATTTTCGTAGTCAGGCAGAGCGTCACATTTTGAATCCACATAAGTAGTTTATGTTCGAAATTTCCAAATTAgtgaaatcgaacttgttacAATTCAACAATTCGCTGaatggagggaacaagattgtagTTTGTGCTTTGGGAAGTAAAACCTTCATAAGCATTAAAGTgagaacattcgagttctaagacaGGGTTTGGTTTAAACAGATAATCATGGAGAACTTTGGGTTTCTACCTGAGTGGTGCATGTTAAGAAACTTTAGGTTTCTATGGCACTTTTTCGAAACATCATCTATGGCACTTTTCGAAACTTTAGGTTTCTATGACACTTTTCCAAAACTTCAGGTTTTGGTTATAAATCTCCAGGTTCATAATacctacaaacaaacacaatatatacAAGACAATATATATAAAGCAATCACTAATACGAAACCGCTCATCAGTGGCGTAACTCAAAGCGACAAGAAAAGCATATCCCTGTTAGATATTAAGTAAAATCCGATAGAAAATGGATGCAATGGTAGATAGAAGAAGCGACAGAATTGCCAGCATTATGAATAGCCTTATTTTGTCTGTTAGGGCTCTAAAATTGCCAAACAATGGAAagcattttaaattaaataaaaaggcaGTAGTGTCGGTAGAGGACATTTTACATTGGTTACAATTGACATCAACTACTCTGTTGGATACACATGATAAGAAATGGACGCATGTACGCATCAATTTCTTAACCAAGATTGCGCGATCCTGGTATTAACAGAGACAACAACAAATTTGGTTGTTTCATGCACATCAGGGTGGCAAATTGTAAACTGAAAGCACCATAGGCCATGTGTTATGGTCTTGCCTCATTTTCCCAAAAGGATTAAATCCATCACCCTAATCGggcattttgaatttttgacacAAACTTCGGATATAAATTATCCAAATGTTTCCATGCTGGAGAATATGAAAGATGTCTCATAAGCCCATCCTTAGGACATTTAGTTGTGTGTCACCTCATATGTTCAGCCGTATGCCATGACATATTAAGCCGCTGCAATTGtgattttaaaggaaaataccacATAACCTTTGCTGCAATTTTTTTCCTAGAGCAATTATTGGAATACGCATTAATCATCACATATGTAAGACCCAAGTcatttgtaagttttttttgCCTTATAACAAGATTCAGGGAAACAATCCCCTTCagaaaacattcttttaattaactTGATTAAAGTGGTGAAAATCTCGTTCGGCATCCCTGCTAAACACTTGATCTTATACAGTCATACAACCGCctctaattttttatatttcttacAACCTGGCTACAAATCTTGATCTGCCTCTTTAAGCAACTTAAAAAAAAGTCTCGACTCTGGGATGCCTTTCCCCAGTAAGGGGTTTAGTAGACGGCCCAACACCTTCTTCTATTAATGGTTGGACAAATACATCATTAAGAAAATCATGAACACTAGTCAACCCATCTCTTgtttcatcttcttcaattgCCACATTTTGCTCTCCAATGTTAGGCTCCCCATGATGTCGCAacgaagctttttttttttttttttataatctttatccatatcatacaaCACAAGATGTTTGACAATAGTTTTTCTAACAAAAGTATATCGATTACAACATCTTTTGCAATGACATCAAAACTTATCGGGGCCAACACCATTTGCAACCGCTTGATCCAATAATAAATTAATTCCATTTGTGTATGCTTCCAAAGTTCGCGGTATCGTAACCAACTCTTGTCCATGTTTTACCACTTTACGAGGGCAAAACATTATGTTGAAATTAAGATGCCTACAATCTTTCAATCCTTATCATGTAGGCAAAACTATTAGAATTTTCAATCTCTATCATGTTGGCATaactattaaaattttcaatcccCATCTTTCAGCCCTTGAACTTTATCACGATTgcaattttttaatttccaacACCTATCAtagtaaaacaaattaaaaaaacagcaaaaggTTAACAAAAAAATGCTTATCTACTCTTgattatttattcaattcaagtttTGTATATCCTCTTGGCAATTAAAGTGAaagattaaattaatttaacataatatataccTACATTACTAAATATTACCAATTTATGTTATATTAAATATTGtcaatttaatataaatatttataagTAATATTTATTTCAACTTCTACATAACAATTtaagtgaataaaataaattaattgaacatAAATATTCCTAACTTAtcttactaattaaattaaaatctctaaataaataatcttgtgtgttaaataaaaaatttaaacatcAAGAAGTTCAGTAACAAAACCTGAATTATTGAACAATTCTGTCGTCAATCTATTCTTTATGTACTCAACCAGCTAAAACAAAACCCCTGCAAAATcaaatgagaaaataaaaatcagccACGAGGTGCTTGACGGAAGAagaaatagaaaatgaaaagaatagaagcaaaaagaagtgaaaaactTACGGTGACGTGAAGATAAGAAGAAGATTGAAGATGAAGAGTAAGAAATGAGTAAAATGAAgatgacgaagaagaagaaatgaataTAATAAAGAAGAATTGAAAGACTGATGAcatataaatttgaaaataataaaataaaccaCCTATGTCAGATATAATTGCTAATAATTTTACTATAATTGACAGaacactaaaataataaaatagtagaATTCTGGAGGTTATAAATTGTCACATCATGGCCCAGGCCCCAACCACATCCCTGACTCGACTCCacagtagcacgatattatcctctttgggccctgaccacgccctcacagttttgtttctgagaactcatacgagaacttaccagtgggtcacccatcctaggattgctctcgtgtgaactcgcttaactttgaagttcctacggaactcgaagccagtaagctcccaaaaggcctcgtgctaggtagagatgagaatatacatataatgcttacaggatccattcccttgggtgatgtgggatgttacaatccatccctcttaggggcccaacgtcctcgtcggcacacttcccgctagggattggctctgataccaaattgtcacatcccggcccagacccccaccacatcctgggctcgactccataGTAGCACGATAtcgtccgctttgggccctgaccatgccctcatggttttgtttatgggagctcacacgagaacttctcagtgggtcacctatcctaggattgctctcgcgtgaactcgcttaactttggagttcctatggaacccaaagccagtgagctcccaaaaggcctcatgctaggtagagatgggaatatacatatatggcttacaggatccactctcttgggcgatgtgggatgttacataaaaGCCACTATTAACTTCATAATCGCAAGGAATTgtttaaaaacattaaaaaaaaatagaaactatCCGCCAAGATTTCTTGTTAAGGGCGGGAATTTTGCGCTTCAAAAATCCTATTACATCGGTTGTATACCACATTTATATCGCATGTCAGATATTAACGACATAAGTTATTTGTTATCTAACATTGATTGAATGTCGTGTCATATATGTTTTATCCGACATAATGTCTTATTAATCTGCCATCATCCTCCGACACAGAAAGctaattttgtagtagtgaatTGAAACTAATATAATAATAGTGAATAGCTTTGGACCATTTGTGTGAAAGTATAGGGAGCGTCACTAAAAAGTATAGAGCTTTAGATCCAAAAATAAATTATCTTAATCGCTAGGCTTCGGGCTGGTAAGATAGAAGTGGGGTTGACAAAAGCTAGGCCGAAATATTGggctaagaaagaaaaaaaaatgaaaaacaactcCAATTATTGGGATTTCATGTAGGCTAAAATAGGCCTGAAAGAAAAAATGTTTTAGCTTCTGGATTACAGGTCTATAAAGGCAAAAAATGTTATTGAGCTAAAATCCTAAAGGGACCAGGAGCGTAAACTagagttgaattttttttgtttttgaatttttgaaaaaaaaaagggcccaGAAAAATAGATTCAAAGTTGAAGACCAAGGCTGGGCTTGGTTGGGCTTGGGGCAAGTGCAACAAAGGAGGTCCAGAAAGGCCTCAGGCGTCAGGCCTGCACCACATGTCCGCGGGTTTGGCTTGCACCACAAGACCCACATAAATCTTGGTTTTGTTCCAGGCACCCCAGACAATATGGGTGTGTACCACTCGCAAGAGAAAAGGTTGTAGCGACGTTTGGGTTCTCATGGTCGGGCACACGAATCATAACCATCACCATCGACCTAGATATCTGTTAAAGATTGCAAGAATCAAGGATGAAGATTTGGTCATATAGCAGCTGTATAGGAAAGTATCATTGTAATATTTAGTTTCTGTTCTTGTAAGTCAACTTATTCTTACCTATTTTAGCATGCACTCATGTATATAAGTGTGCGTTGTAAACCtcattataaaatatatatagaaaacctaATTGGATTTTCTACATGGTACCGGAGCACTAATCTTGGGACCAAAGAAAATAACAAACCCTAGCCACCTATCATGGCAGAGAACGATGACAAACTCAAGCCCTCTGGTTCAACGGAGGGAACCATGTTTGAAGTTAATCACTCTTATTACCTGCATCATTCCGATCAGCCGGGAATGATACTCGTTTCTCAGCCGCTCACTCCAGACAACTACAACACTTGGAGCAGGGCGATGATCGGTGCATTGaaagccaaaaacaaacttAGTTTTGTTGATGGAACCTTCAAGAAACCAGAACAAAAGGTTGCTGCAGCAGACTTGCATCAGTGGGATCGATGTAACAGCTTGGTTAAAACATGGTTGGTAAATTCAATATCACCAGAACTTCAATCAAGTGTCATTTACTATGACCTTGCATACCAAGTTTGGGAAGACTTGAAAGAACGGTTTTCTCAAACAAACAATATGCAGTTATACCATATTGAAAGTACAATTCATGATTGTGTCCAAGGAGCAATAACCGTAAGTTCCTACTTCACCAAACTCAAGGCGTTGTGGGATGAGAGAGATGCTGCGATTAGCCTACCCGATTGCAACTACAACACTTTGCAACATGTGTTGGCATTCCAGCAAAATCAAAAGGCAATTAAATTTCTTATGGGACTTAATGAAACATTCAGTGCAGTAAAGGATCAAATTCTGTTGATGGATCCACTTCCTCTCGTCAACAAAGTATACTCCCTTGTGCTGCGACATGAGAAGCAGCACAACACCACCACAGGCAAAACGCCAGTTCAGGAAGCTACTGCCTTTGCTGCAAAAGGACCAGATTCTAGCAAGAAGGGTGCTGATATGAAATGTACTCGTTGCAACAAAGATAATCACACCTCTGAAGATTGTCGTGCCCATTTAAAGTGTGATTATTGTGGATGGAAGGGTCATACGATAGATTATTGTCGAAAGCTTAAAAGGACAGATCCGGAGCAACAAAGAAGTCATTCTAAACAGCAGCGACCGAGAGGAAATAACGTTTCAAGCAACCTTGAAAGGCAAGATTTGGGAAat
This Pyrus communis chromosome 6, drPyrComm1.1, whole genome shotgun sequence DNA region includes the following protein-coding sequences:
- the LOC137736004 gene encoding uncharacterized protein, which translates into the protein MAENDDKLKPSGSTEGTMFEVNHSYYLHHSDQPGMILVSQPLTPDNYNTWSRAMIGALKAKNKLSFVDGTFKKPEQKVAAADLHQWDRCNSLVKTWLVNSISPELQSSVIYYDLAYQVWEDLKERFSQTNNMQLYHIESTIHDCVQGAITVSSYFTKLKALWDERDAAISLPDCNYNTLQHVLAFQQNQKAIKFLMGLNETFSAVKDQILLMDPLPLVNKVYSLVLRHEKQHNTTTGKTPVQEATAFAAKGPDSSKKGADMKCTRCNKDNHTSEDCRAHLKCDYCGWKGHTIDYCRKLKRTDPEQQRSHSKQQRPRGNNVSSNLERQDLGNSFFPFYT